The Lactuca sativa cultivar Salinas chromosome 2, Lsat_Salinas_v11, whole genome shotgun sequence genome includes a window with the following:
- the LOC111888311 gene encoding LOB domain-containing protein 1 — protein sequence MEYSGEGSGSATSPMAISTAIASSFSQSSKTSTNTSPQLSPTSVLTHPPPSSPSSPPHPVVLSPCAACKILRRRCVDKCVLAPYFPPTEPLKFTIAHRVFGASNIIKLLQELPESQRADAVSSMVYEANARLRDPVYGCAGAICQLQKQVSDLQAELAKAQAEVLNMQCQQSNLLSLICMEMDQPPPPPPPPYQTAYNENNLNFFPDDVNLANVFEPLWT from the exons ATGGAATACTCCGGTGAAGGAAGTGGCAGCGCCACTTCACCGATGGCCATTTCCACCGCCATAGCTTCAAGTTTCTCACAGTCATCCAAAACTAGTACCAACACTTCACCTCAGCTTAGCCCCACAAGTGTTCTGACTCATCCTCCACCGTCCTCTCCTTCCTCGCCACCTCATCCGGTGGTTCTCAGCCCTTGCGCAGCCTGCAAGATTCTCAGGCGGCGATGCGTTGATAAATGTGTCTTGGCACCATACTTCCCACCCACTGAGCCACTCAAGTTCACCATCGCCCACCGAGTGTTCGGAGCTAGCAACATCATCAAGTTGTTGCAG GAGCTTCCAGAATCTCAAAGAGCAGATGCAGTTAGCAGCATGGTATATGAAGCGAATGCAAGGCTGAGAGATCCAGTTTATGGGTGCGCAGGTGCAATTTGCCAGCTCCAAAAGCAAGTCAGTGATCTCCAAGCGGAGCTGGCTAAGGCACAAGCAGAGGTGCTGAACATGCAATGCCAACAATCCAATCTGTTGTCCTTGATTTGCATGGAGATGGatcagccaccaccaccaccaccaccaccataccaAACTGCTTATAATGAAAACAACCTAAACTTCTTCCCCGATGATGTCAATTTGGCCAACGTATTTGAGCCACTTTGGACATGA